A portion of the Daphnia magna isolate NIES linkage group LG4, ASM2063170v1.1, whole genome shotgun sequence genome contains these proteins:
- the LOC123471523 gene encoding polyadenylate-binding protein-interacting protein 2-like gives MKVPPNQAEEQIVNNSVDGNNADSDDGLNDVPPHSPSREGDFSEYMWMENEEEFEEQIMQQLEEEALVQQCIDDVCAEMDAYIASIGNETTNQNGNATHNGSAEDALTQELQNLAVDDNAAQSSKLNPDAAEFVPRFGSSVPSVVSKEDKL, from the exons ATGAAAGTACCACCGAATCAAGCTGAGGAACAAATTGTCAACAATTCTGTTGATGGCAATAATGCAGATTCTGATGATGGATTGAATGATGTCCCCCCTCATTCACCAAGTCGGGAAGGAGATTTTTCAGAATATATGTGGatggaaaatgaagaagaatttgAAGAACAAATAATGCAGCAATTAGAGGAAGAAGCACTTGTACAACAATGTATTGATGATGTTTGTGCTGAAATGGATGCTTACATTGCTTCTATTGGCAATGAAACTACCAATCAAAATGGAAATGCTACACACAATGGTTCAGCAGAAGATGCTCTCACTCAAGAGCTCCAAAATCTTGCTGTTGATGATAATGCTGCACAG tCAAGCAAACTTAACCCTGATGCAGCAGAATTTGTTCCACGATTCGGGTCTTCAGTTCCATCTGTTGTGAGCAAGGAAGATAAACTATAA
- the LOC116920991 gene encoding N-acetyl-D-glucosamine kinase: MSDTGESLVVIGGIEGGGGHSVAVLFDSKGNKLVELQGPCTNHWLIGMDECQNRVHAMIQEGKKKAGLPEDLSLKALGLSLSGCEDDATNEELKQGFMKKFPSLSLSYYVCSDTMGSIATASENGGLVIISGTGSNSFLLNPDGSTARCGGWGYLLGDEGSAFWVADQAIKIFIDEEDNRRCPPHDTTYIRKAIFEHFKITDRFGLLEHCYTNFSKAVYAGLCARLATGAHAGDALCLHIFHEAGRSLGEYVGALLPSISKELLNEPNGLPIICVGAVWNSFDLMEKGFTEGANTQPGPRKCPNALERFSLLQLQTTLAVGAAYMGAKFAKIDFPREYGRNSKVFFSKTT, from the exons ATGTCTGATACTGGAGAATCATTGGTTGTAATTGGAGGAATTGAAGG TGGAGGTGGTCATTCAGTGGCGGTGCTATTTGACAGCAAAGGTAACAAACTGGTCGAACTACAAGGACCTTGTACAAATCACTGG TTGATTGGAATGGATGAATGCCAAAATAGGGTTCATGCTATGAtccaagaaggaaaaaagaaagctgGATTACCTGAAGACTTGTCCTTGAAGGCCTTA GGACTCTCTTTGAGTGGCTGTGAAGATGATGCTACAAATGAAGAACTAAAACAAGgattcatgaaaaaatttccTTCCCTTAGTCTGAGCTACTATGTTTGTAGTGACACAATGGGATCTATTGCCACTGCGAGTGAAAATGGTGGTCTAGTGATAATTTCTGGAACTGGTTCAAACTCATTTCTATTGAATCCTGATGGATCAACAGCAAGATGTGGAGGATGGGGCTACCTCTTGGGTGATGAAGGAAGTG CTTTTTGGGTTGCTGACCAGGCAATCAAAATCTTCATTGATGAAGAAGACAATAGACGCTGTCCTCCTCACGATACTACATACATCAGAAAAGCCATTTTTGAGCACTTCAAAATCACTGACAg atttgGACTACTAGAGCATTGTTACACCAACTTTAGCAAAGCTGTTTACGCTGGGCTATGTGCAAGATTAGCCACTGGCGCTCACGCTGGAGATGCTTTATGTCTTCATATATTCCACGAGGCTGGACGATCTCTTGGAGAGTACGTTGGCGCTTTACTCCCGTCAATCAGCaaa GAACTCCTTAATGAACCAAATGGGTTACCCATAATATGCGTTGGTGCCGTCTGGAACAGTTTTGACCTGATGGAGAAAGGTTTTACTGAAGGTGCAAATACCCAACCCGGCCCAAGAAAATGCCCCAATGCCCTAGAACGTTTCAGTTTGCTGCAATTGCAAACAACACTGGCTGTCGGGGCAGCCTATATGGGGGCTAAATTTGCCAAAATTGACTTTCCACGAGAGTATGGCCGTAATTCTaaagttttcttttcgaaaACTACATAA
- the LOC116920992 gene encoding peptidyl-tRNA hydrolase 2, mitochondrial — protein sequence MIGLLEDFVNPSFLAGLSCGIISSALIYRLLANDAPTTLPKNEDDELTYGGPINNHGQTYKLLLVVRNDLKMGKGKIAAQCSHAAVAAYKQILHKDPEMLKWWENFGQPKVVVKVDSEEELLSLATISRSKGLLTSVVRDAGRTQIAPGSKTVLAIGPAITEAIDEVTCHLKLL from the exons ATGATTGGACTGTTAGAAGATTTTGTAAATCCCTCGTTCTTGGCTGGACTGTCTTGTGGTATAATTTCATCTGCACTGATTTACAGGTTGTTAGCCAATGATGCTCCAACCACCCTGCCAAAAAATGAa GATGATGAGTTGACTTATGGAGGTCCTATTAACAATCATGGACAAACATACAAACTACTTCTGGTTGTTAGAAATGACCTGAAAATGGGGAAAGGGAAAATTGCTGCTCAG TGTTCCCATGCTGCAGTGGCTGCTTACAAGCAAATTCTACACAAAGATCCTGAAATGTTAAAATGGTGGGAAAACTTTGGCCAACCCAAAGTTGTGGTAAAGGTTGATTCAGAGGAAGAGCTACTGTCCCTAGCAACAATCTCAAGAAGTAAAGGTCTGTTAACATCTGTTGTGAGAGATGCTGGAAGAACTCAAATAGCTCCAGGATCAAAGACTGTTTTAGCCATTGGACCAGCCATTACAGAAGCTATTGATGAAGTTACTTGTCATCTAAAACTTCTCTAA
- the LOC116920989 gene encoding DDB1- and CUL4-associated factor 10, whose protein sequence is MRLNATGSNHTVSKYVLQRELGNKFPLGFQDKFRKRIYISFSNDPKHGFWDQSTSGKSGNSGQHGGVFNLEYSPDGSILIAACEQKSFIVLDPITRRDVHNVYNSHSDCVNCVKFLDCRTFATCSDDTTVALWDIRNLKQKMRTLRGHSNWVKNIEFVREEGLLVTSGFDGCVFTWDINSYTEQGFMSQRVFHTNGLMRMRLTPDNTKMILCTAGGYIMIIHNLDFATLNQDLAGFKPNMYRLMQISQTPISLATNFSHLFRSKRNRIELISDWPAGNEAEVISSLHVHPQGWCVVSRNTSNLDKSEWTCVHDIQDMSLDSPAISRKRPRVENEESQPSTSYPVTSSSSGSSSDQSDEETHHPRAATTNISPGPQVEVRITAPLQWGTRTGEAAGFHLRLDSDRVSVENESIDNLEVRIPSEEVLEALETIRRAQSGEDENHTSEFRIRHRMFRRNSTPLPARLGQLNNNASSSDGIPSSSLLVTDQRDRSSREDVAWEDSENPNITAHFVRAVADLAARSVHLLDPFRLRSRHDIRRHPPSLTYDAESRGDFEMDIHSNLNRITYFVEEPNVGRGYIKELCFSPDGRVIASPYSNGVRLLTFNPQCADMSYSLSPSAIRGTRSNGNEKEPPHTLHSLTTNKGHSDVVVTTKFSPTHPLFVSGCLGGKIVWHQPVL, encoded by the exons ATGAGACTAAATGCGACAGGCTCAAATCATACTGTGAGTAAATATGTGCTTCAGCGAGAGCTCGGAAACAAATTTCCATTGGGCTTTCAAGACAAATTCCGGAAAAGGATATACATATCATTCTCCAATGATCCAAAGCATGGATTTTGGGATCAGTCAACAAGCGGAAAATCAGGAAACAGTGGCCAGCATGGTGGAGTCTTCAATCTT GAGTATTCACCTGATGG ATCCATCCTCATTGCAGCCTGTGAACAAAAGAGTTTCATAGTGTTGGATCCAATAACAAGAAGAGATGTCCATAATGTATATAATTCACATTCAGACTGTGTGAACTGTGTCAA GTTTCTTGATTGCCGGACTTTTGCTACTTGTTCTGATGACACAACAGTTGCATTATGGGATATCAGAAATTTGAAGCAAAAAATGAGAACCTTAAGAGGTCATTCCAACTGggtgaaaaatattgaatttgTCAGAGAAGAAGGTTTGTTGGTAACTTCTGGTTTTGATGGCTGTGTTTTTACTTGGGATATCAACAGTTACACAGAGCAAG GATTTATGAGCCAACGGGTTTTTCACACAAACGGCCTGATGAGAATGAGATTGACTCCTGATAACACCAAAATGATCTTGTGTACTGCTGGCGGATACATCATGATTATTCACAATTTAGATTTTGCAACTTTGAATCAAGACCTTGCTGGGTTTAAACCGAACATGTACCGGCTGATGCAAATCAGCCAGACGCCTATATCCTTGGCCACGAATTTTAGTCACCTATTCAGGTCAAAACGAAATCGTATAGAGTTGATTTCTGATTGGCCTGCAGGAAACGAAGCCGAAGTCATTTCTTCATTACATGTACACCCACAAGGATGGTGTGTCGTCAGTCGAAATACCAGCAACTTGGATAAATCTGAGTGGACTTGCGTCCATGACATTCAAGATATGTCTCTGGACTCGCCTGCCATTTCCCGAAAGCGACCTAGGgttgaaaacgaagaaagtcaGCCATCCACTTCGTATCCCGTTACGTCGTCTTCTAGCGGCTCTTCTTCAGATCAGAGTGATGAAGAAACTCATCATCCGAGAGCAGCGACAACGAATATATCTCCAGGACCACAG GTAGAAGTTCGAATAACGGCTCCGTTACAATGGGGTACTCGGACTGGAGAAGCGGCTGGCTTCCATCTTCGTCTTGACTCTGATAGAGTCTCTGTCGAGAACGAGTCGATAGATAACCTAGAGGTCCGAATTCCAAGTGAGGAAGTGCTAGAGGCATTGGAAACTATTCGTCGTGCGCAGTCGGGGGAAGATGAAAACCATACCTCTGAATTTCGAATTCGTCATCGTATGTTTCGCAG GAATTCTACTCCGCTACCCGCACGCCTTGGACAGTTGAATAACAATGCATCCAGCAGCGATGGAATACCATCTAGTTCATTGCTTGTAACAGACCAGCGTGATAGGTCCTCGAGAGAGGATGTGGCTTGGGAGGATTCAGAAAATCCAAATATAACAGCACATTTTGTTCGGGCTGTGGCTGATTTGGCTGCTCGTTCTGTCCATCTCCTTGACCCATTCCGTTTACGGTCTCGCCATGATATCCGGCGGCATCCGCCATCCTTGACTTATGATGCCGAAAGTAGAGGGGATTTTGAGATGGACATCCATTCCAACCTCAATCGAATCACATATTTTGTTGAA GAGCCAAATGTAGGAAGAGGATACATAAAAGAATTGTGTTTTTCACCTGACGGCCGCGTTATTGCGAGCCCATATAGCAACGGTGTTCGCCTCCTTACCTTCAATCCCCAATGTGCAGACATGTCTTACAGCTTGTCCCCTTCTGCCATTAGGGGTACGCGttcaaatggaaatgaaaaagaacCACCGCATACATTGCACTCATTGACAACTAACAAGGGTCACTCCGATGTTGTTGTAACGACAAAGTTTAGCCCTACCCATCCACTTTTTGTCTCAGGTTGTCTTGGCGGGAAAATTGTTTGGCACCAACCTGTTCTTTAG